Proteins encoded in a region of the Eulemur rufifrons isolate Redbay chromosome 15, OSU_ERuf_1, whole genome shotgun sequence genome:
- the SPDEF gene encoding SAM pointed domain-containing Ets transcription factor isoform X1, with the protein MGSASPGLNSVPPGRLLLPPDTASRTGLEKAAAGAAGPERRDWSPSPPATPEQGLSAFYLSYFDMLYPEDGSWAAKGPGASTREEPPEEPEQCPVIDSQAPGGSLDLVPGGLTLEEHSLEQVQSMVVGEVLKDIETACKLLNITADPVDWSPGNVQKWLLWTEHQYRLPPVGKAFQELGGKELCAMSEEQFRQRSPLGGDVLHAHLDIWKSAAWMKERTSPGAMHCCASTGEEGWTDGEVDSSCSGQPIHLWQFLKELLLKPHSYGRFIRWLNKEKGIFKIEDSAQVARLWGIRKNRPAMNYDKLSRSIRQYYKKGIIRKPDISQRLVYQFVHPI; encoded by the exons ATGGGCAGCGCCAGCCCAGGCCTGAACAGCGTGCCCCCCGGCCGCCTCCTGCTGCCCCCCGACACGGCATCGAGGACAGGCTTGGAGAAGGCAGCAGCAGGGGCGGCAGGTCCCGAGAGACGGGACTGGAGCCCCAGCCCGCCCGCCACGCCTGAGCAGGGCCTGTCTGCCTTCTACCTTTCCTACTTTGACATGCTGTACCCCGAGGACGGCAGCTGGGCTGCCAAGGGCCCTGGGGCCAGCACTCGGGAGGAGCCGCCTGAGGAGCCTGAGCAGTGCCCGGTCATTGACAGCCAAGCCCCGGGGGGCAGCCTGGACTTGGTGCCAGGGGGGCTGACCCTGGAGGAACACTCACTGGAGCAGGTGCAGTCCATGGTGGTGGGCGAAGTGCTCAAGGACATCGAGACAGCCTGCAAGCTGCTCAACATCACCGCAG ACCCTGTGGACTGGAGCCCCGGCAACGTGCAGAAGTGGCTCCTGTGGACAGAGCACCAGTACCGGCTGCCCCCCGTGGGCAAGGCCTTCCAGGAGCTGGGGGGCAAGGAGCTGTGTGCCATGTCGGAAGAGCAGTTCCGCCAGCGCTCGCCCCTGGGCGGGGACGTGCTGCACGCCCACCTGGACATCTGGAAATCAG CGGCCTGGATGAAAGAGCGGACCTCGCCCGGGGCCATGCACTGCTGTg CCTCCACCGGCGAGGAGGGCTGGACCGACGGCGAGGTGGACTCGTCCTGCTCCGGGCAGCCCATCCACCTGTGGCAGTTCCTCAAGGAGCTGCTGCTCAAGCCCCACAGCTACGGCCGCTTCATCCGGTGGCTCAACAAGGAGAAGG GCATCTTCAAAATTGAGGACTCCGCCCAGGTGGCCCGGCTGTGGGGCATCCGCAAGAACCGTCCTGCCATGAACTACGACAAGCTGAGCCGCTCCATCCGCCAGTATTACAAGAAGGGCATCATCCGGAAGCCGGACATCTCCCAGCGCCTGGTCTACCAGTTCGTGCACCCCATCTGA
- the SPDEF gene encoding SAM pointed domain-containing Ets transcription factor isoform X2: MGSASPGLNSVPPGRLLLPPDTASRTGLEKAAAGAAGPERRDWSPSPPATPEQGLSAFYLSYFDMLYPEDGSWAAKGPGASTREEPPEEPEQCPVIDSQAPGGSLDLVPGGLTLEEHSLEQVQSMVVGEVLKDIETACKLLNITADPVDWSPGNVQKWLLWTEHQYRLPPVGKAFQELGGKELCAMSEEQFRQRSPLGGDVLHAHLDIWKSASTGEEGWTDGEVDSSCSGQPIHLWQFLKELLLKPHSYGRFIRWLNKEKGIFKIEDSAQVARLWGIRKNRPAMNYDKLSRSIRQYYKKGIIRKPDISQRLVYQFVHPI; the protein is encoded by the exons ATGGGCAGCGCCAGCCCAGGCCTGAACAGCGTGCCCCCCGGCCGCCTCCTGCTGCCCCCCGACACGGCATCGAGGACAGGCTTGGAGAAGGCAGCAGCAGGGGCGGCAGGTCCCGAGAGACGGGACTGGAGCCCCAGCCCGCCCGCCACGCCTGAGCAGGGCCTGTCTGCCTTCTACCTTTCCTACTTTGACATGCTGTACCCCGAGGACGGCAGCTGGGCTGCCAAGGGCCCTGGGGCCAGCACTCGGGAGGAGCCGCCTGAGGAGCCTGAGCAGTGCCCGGTCATTGACAGCCAAGCCCCGGGGGGCAGCCTGGACTTGGTGCCAGGGGGGCTGACCCTGGAGGAACACTCACTGGAGCAGGTGCAGTCCATGGTGGTGGGCGAAGTGCTCAAGGACATCGAGACAGCCTGCAAGCTGCTCAACATCACCGCAG ACCCTGTGGACTGGAGCCCCGGCAACGTGCAGAAGTGGCTCCTGTGGACAGAGCACCAGTACCGGCTGCCCCCCGTGGGCAAGGCCTTCCAGGAGCTGGGGGGCAAGGAGCTGTGTGCCATGTCGGAAGAGCAGTTCCGCCAGCGCTCGCCCCTGGGCGGGGACGTGCTGCACGCCCACCTGGACATCTGGAAATCAG CCTCCACCGGCGAGGAGGGCTGGACCGACGGCGAGGTGGACTCGTCCTGCTCCGGGCAGCCCATCCACCTGTGGCAGTTCCTCAAGGAGCTGCTGCTCAAGCCCCACAGCTACGGCCGCTTCATCCGGTGGCTCAACAAGGAGAAGG GCATCTTCAAAATTGAGGACTCCGCCCAGGTGGCCCGGCTGTGGGGCATCCGCAAGAACCGTCCTGCCATGAACTACGACAAGCTGAGCCGCTCCATCCGCCAGTATTACAAGAAGGGCATCATCCGGAAGCCGGACATCTCCCAGCGCCTGGTCTACCAGTTCGTGCACCCCATCTGA